One window of the Chitinophaga niabensis genome contains the following:
- a CDS encoding 3-hydroxybutyryl-CoA dehydrogenase: MQKIAVIGAGTMGNGIAHVFAQNGYTVHLIDVSPTALDKALATIDKNLERQIAKEIIKEADRKNTLDRLKTFTDLAEGVKDVELVVEAATENVDLKLKIFRELDQHTGADVILATNTSSISITKIAAVTKKPGKVIGMHFMNPVPVMKLVEIINGYATEKAVSEQIKALTLQLGKVPCVVNDYPGFIANRILMPMINEAIYSLFEGVAGVEEIDTVMKLGMAHPMGPLQLADFIGLDVCLSILQVLHDGFGNPKYAPCPLLVNMVTAGYLGAKSGEGFYKYTVGSKNIIVSDRFHKI; the protein is encoded by the coding sequence ATGCAGAAAATTGCTGTGATCGGAGCCGGAACCATGGGCAACGGTATTGCACACGTATTTGCCCAAAACGGATATACCGTTCACCTGATAGATGTTTCCCCCACTGCACTCGACAAAGCACTCGCTACGATCGATAAAAACCTGGAACGGCAGATCGCTAAAGAAATTATCAAAGAAGCAGACAGGAAAAACACCCTGGACCGCTTAAAGACTTTCACAGACCTCGCCGAAGGTGTGAAAGATGTGGAACTGGTAGTAGAAGCTGCTACAGAAAATGTAGACCTCAAACTGAAGATCTTCCGCGAGCTGGACCAGCATACGGGTGCAGACGTGATCCTCGCTACCAATACTTCCTCTATCTCCATTACAAAAATAGCCGCCGTCACAAAGAAGCCGGGGAAAGTGATCGGCATGCACTTTATGAATCCGGTGCCCGTAATGAAACTTGTAGAGATCATTAATGGTTACGCCACGGAAAAGGCCGTTTCTGAGCAGATTAAAGCACTTACACTGCAACTGGGTAAAGTTCCCTGCGTCGTAAATGATTACCCGGGATTCATCGCTAACCGCATCCTGATGCCCATGATCAATGAAGCTATCTATTCTCTTTTTGAAGGAGTGGCAGGTGTGGAGGAAATTGATACCGTGATGAAACTAGGCATGGCACATCCTATGGGGCCATTACAACTCGCGGATTTTATAGGGCTGGATGTATGTTTATCTATCCTGCAGGTATTACACGATGGGTTCGGTAATCCTAAATACGCTCCATGCCCCTTACTCGTAAATATGGTCACCGCAGGATACCTCGGTGCTAAAAGCGGAGAAGGCTTTTATAAGTATACAGTTGGCAGTAAAAATATTATTGTAAGCGACAGGTTCCACAAAATATAG
- a CDS encoding BNR-4 repeat-containing protein, translated as MRKNILFSITTIILLFKAPAGFSQSVVLPDDKIVDNEALVYSTNAYGYYPSIQSFSQPPVITYNNYQYVIYYNKDRRVCLGRRSLSGGAWETLVFTDYLFSTIDCHNVPVLGISTDGKIHLSFDHHVSALKYRVSGSGVANNPGSYTWDAALFGAITDTLPGMTVPQSAVTYPAFIATPSGKLQLVMRLGNSGNGKERLFEYDPSTGNWTDLGFFTSSAGIYTGPVTDGQHRNIYRDGMGYFGGSRLHLLFTWRETGDVQSEHDILYSYSDDEGRTWKNSANVSFATTGTDLIGLIDTAAVVYPLGQKHGLLNQEFMYADKQGRIHAFKKHMLATEADASSWDDAKTKSKAYHHMRATNGTWTTSLLPFNNHRVSFVADTNGILYAVTGNKLDIWAATPASGYTDWALIHRFDSLAKYAEETILIDKERMITSNILSVLVQEKYTASGQPSKIHTIDFTLSAEPSITLDNTTAEITGTWNTSSAISNYYGVNYRVRASGGTGTNYVKWRATIPEAGDYAVYVWLPDGLPSRATNAKYVVYHSGYNTTYYVDQSLPGGRWVLLGTHTMTTNTTGNGVVMLTDEGNNDFVIADAVRFVKQSSGSARKSLPQQIKRPEIAQSLQFWASPGEVHATFYAALPTRGSIRIIDLLGRVLLQQNIQVEKGYNILNVGTAGLPRGFMIAVLSTGPENRTLKFIKY; from the coding sequence ATGAGGAAAAATATACTTTTCAGCATTACAACCATAATACTGTTATTTAAGGCGCCAGCCGGCTTTTCACAATCAGTTGTTCTTCCGGACGACAAGATTGTAGATAACGAAGCACTGGTATATTCCACGAATGCCTATGGCTACTACCCCAGTATCCAAAGCTTTAGCCAGCCACCGGTTATTACCTATAATAATTATCAGTATGTAATTTATTATAACAAGGACCGGCGTGTTTGCCTGGGAAGGAGGTCCTTGTCCGGAGGAGCCTGGGAAACGCTGGTGTTCACGGATTATCTTTTCAGCACAATTGATTGCCATAATGTACCCGTGCTGGGGATTTCCACTGATGGAAAGATCCATCTCTCTTTTGACCATCATGTGTCTGCACTGAAATACCGTGTTTCCGGTTCCGGTGTGGCAAACAACCCGGGCAGCTATACCTGGGATGCAGCTTTATTTGGCGCTATAACAGACACTTTACCAGGAATGACGGTGCCGCAATCTGCCGTAACATATCCTGCTTTTATAGCTACGCCATCCGGAAAACTTCAACTGGTGATGAGGTTGGGGAATAGTGGGAACGGGAAGGAAAGGCTTTTTGAATATGATCCTTCCACCGGTAACTGGACCGATCTTGGATTTTTCACTTCTTCCGCCGGTATTTATACCGGCCCTGTTACAGATGGGCAGCACAGGAATATTTACCGTGATGGAATGGGGTATTTTGGAGGTAGCAGATTGCATCTTCTTTTCACCTGGCGCGAAACCGGAGATGTACAATCTGAACATGACATCCTGTATAGCTATAGCGATGACGAAGGAAGAACATGGAAGAATTCCGCGAATGTTTCCTTTGCTACTACAGGAACAGATCTGATAGGCCTGATCGATACAGCCGCTGTTGTATACCCCCTGGGGCAAAAGCATGGCCTGCTGAACCAGGAATTTATGTATGCGGATAAACAGGGAAGGATACATGCATTCAAGAAACATATGCTTGCTACGGAGGCAGATGCAAGCAGCTGGGACGATGCTAAAACCAAATCCAAAGCATATCATCATATGCGGGCCACAAATGGCACATGGACAACCAGTTTGTTGCCTTTCAATAACCACCGGGTTAGTTTTGTTGCAGATACCAACGGCATCTTATATGCTGTAACAGGTAATAAGCTGGATATCTGGGCGGCTACGCCAGCCAGTGGTTATACGGATTGGGCATTGATCCACCGTTTTGACAGTCTGGCAAAATATGCGGAAGAAACTATCCTGATTGATAAGGAAAGAATGATAACATCGAATATTCTTTCCGTTTTAGTGCAGGAGAAATATACAGCAAGTGGTCAACCTTCAAAGATCCATACCATTGATTTTACTTTATCTGCGGAGCCTTCCATTACACTGGATAATACAACCGCAGAAATAACAGGTACCTGGAATACATCTTCCGCCATATCAAATTATTATGGTGTTAATTATCGCGTGAGGGCTTCCGGAGGTACCGGTACAAATTATGTGAAATGGCGCGCTACCATTCCGGAGGCCGGGGATTATGCTGTATATGTATGGCTGCCGGATGGGCTTCCCTCCCGTGCAACCAATGCAAAATATGTAGTTTACCATAGCGGTTACAATACCACCTATTATGTAGATCAATCGCTTCCCGGCGGCCGTTGGGTATTGCTTGGAACACATACCATGACCACCAATACAACCGGTAATGGTGTGGTGATGTTAACGGACGAAGGGAATAATGATTTTGTGATTGCTGATGCGGTGCGGTTTGTTAAACAAAGTTCCGGATCCGCCAGGAAAAGCCTGCCGCAGCAAATAAAGCGGCCTGAGATAGCCCAATCCCTGCAATTCTGGGCCTCTCCCGGAGAAGTACACGCAACTTTTTATGCAGCACTTCCAACGAGAGGCAGTATCAGGATCATTGATCTTTTAGGCCGGGTATTGCTGCAGCAGAACATCCAGGTAGAAAAAGGCTATAATATACTTAATGTGGGAACAGCAGGTTTGCCCAGAGGTTTCATGATAGCTGTTTTAAGTACGGGCCCGGAAAACAGAACGCTTAAATTTATCAAATATTAG
- a CDS encoding FecR domain-containing protein — protein sequence MENLNPFEKADLLYRYLRDELREEERTMVEDWLAADEDNQKLIDQFRDQLALDKEMALFSSGDKSKAWELIAARTGNTNKRKKVLWSAAAVALLCLAGGWLIWQPPGAIKQDTVVQKKNTPLNINKTRLTLADGSVIALDETDDGALYEDGSAKLTKKNGELLYQGKEDDKGALAGYNMVHTPVGGQYRIVLPDKSKVWLNATSSLRYPTAFHDSVRVVELSGEAYFEVAKNKSMPFIVKAGETKVEVVGTHFNIMAYPDEQTTRTTLLEGAVIVSKGREKQKMKPGQEAVAGDGIRLLEADLQAAVAWKQGFSHFENAGIGMVMRQLVRWYDIEVVYEKGMVPDIHFSGIISKNSSVEQVIAMLNASGNLHMEVQGRKVLVKAVK from the coding sequence ATGGAAAATTTAAACCCTTTTGAAAAGGCAGATCTGCTGTACAGGTATCTGCGGGATGAGCTCCGGGAAGAGGAGCGCACCATGGTGGAAGATTGGCTGGCAGCAGATGAGGATAATCAAAAACTGATAGATCAGTTCAGAGATCAGCTGGCATTGGATAAGGAAATGGCGCTGTTTTCATCCGGCGATAAAAGCAAAGCCTGGGAATTAATTGCGGCGCGTACCGGGAATACTAACAAGCGGAAAAAGGTCCTGTGGTCTGCTGCCGCAGTAGCTTTGCTGTGCCTCGCCGGTGGATGGCTGATCTGGCAGCCTCCCGGGGCTATTAAACAAGATACAGTAGTTCAGAAAAAAAATACACCTCTAAACATCAACAAAACCAGGCTAACGCTGGCAGATGGCTCTGTGATAGCGCTGGATGAAACGGATGATGGAGCGCTATATGAAGATGGATCTGCGAAACTGACCAAAAAGAATGGAGAATTATTATACCAGGGAAAAGAAGATGATAAAGGAGCGCTTGCAGGATATAATATGGTGCATACGCCTGTAGGCGGGCAATACCGTATTGTGCTGCCTGATAAAAGTAAAGTATGGCTAAATGCAACTTCTTCCCTGCGTTATCCAACTGCTTTCCATGATTCTGTTCGTGTGGTGGAACTTAGCGGGGAAGCCTATTTCGAAGTGGCGAAGAATAAAAGTATGCCGTTCATTGTAAAGGCAGGAGAAACAAAGGTGGAAGTAGTAGGTACACATTTTAATATAATGGCCTACCCGGATGAGCAAACAACCAGGACCACCCTGCTCGAAGGTGCGGTGATAGTAAGTAAGGGCAGGGAAAAACAAAAGATGAAACCAGGGCAGGAAGCTGTTGCCGGTGACGGCATCAGGTTGCTGGAAGCTGATCTTCAGGCCGCGGTGGCATGGAAACAGGGCTTTTCCCATTTTGAGAATGCCGGCATAGGAATGGTGATGCGTCAGTTGGTCCGTTGGTATGATATTGAAGTAGTATACGAGAAAGGGATGGTTCCTGATATTCATTTCAGTGGCATCATTTCCAAGAACTCATCTGTTGAACAGGTGATTGCTATGCTCAATGCATCTGGTAACCTGCACATGGAAGTGCAGGGAAGAAAGGTGTTGGTAAAAGCCGTTAAATAA
- a CDS encoding TonB-dependent receptor: MKVLLLFSRNSTLYQPLCKTSLLMKMVFLLAVFIQLSGKVHAQDVTISGQQLSLKNIFKEINRQTGYLFIYSDELLQKAKPVNINVTKERLEEVLKICFAEQPLTYQIMEKTIVVKLSVVKGNAAPVTIKGKVVNNKGEPLPGVSIRLKGTNTGVASNAGGSYTIDLPGEQGTLTFTYMGFKSREVAVNGPGPYNVTLDDDIKVLDGAVVIGYGSVARKDLTGSVSRVNVTDMQKAPVVSFTEALAGRVPGVVVSTTDGQPGKGQDIVIRGAGSLTQNTSPLYVIDGFPVEDFDARSLNNDDIAAINVLKDASATAIYGARAANGVIIVETKKGKQGKPVITFSSLYGFSETRKQMRLMNPYEFVSYQYERNPVSTASRYFTDGRTLDDYKNIQGIDWADEVFDPSPYSMNNFAVRGGNDQTTYAVSGALNNTQGIISNTGTRRYQGRIALDQVINSKIKAGVYLNYSNNSNTGIVAASSAGNNTTSYLFSNIWGYRPIGNDPNKNLLEGDFDDLVVNADNARFNPVVTVQNTNRVSTAKELLVNAYINYAINQNFTLKITGTVDNRLSENKNFYNSRTIQGSPFNPLNVRGVNGDVMYTEINNWSNENTLSYQKTINRVHKINAVGGFSMQSSTSKMHGVAVQDIPNEELGYSGFDEGIAYASPATSGKFTLASLYARLSYNYKSKYLFTATMRADGSSKFAKGNKWGYFPSAAIAWNMTQEPFFKGLPFVSESKIRASIGYTGNNRVSDFAYFTSLGMPNTAAYSWNNGTPLKGIIPLDLGNLDLKWEVAEQVDIGYDLGLFNGRIELTAEVYRKTTKDLLLNAQLPGTTGFKTVFRNIGRLQNEGLELGINTVNINKKDFKWASSFNISFNRNKVLALTKGQDKLFSFVNFESQYNTTPLYVAQTGMPAAMFYGFVFDGVYQYGDFDNPSPGVYRLKSSIPANGNARDVIQPGDIKYRDLNNDGTVDSYDQTIIGSVFPVHTGGFTNNFSYKGFDLNILLQWSYGNKIYNANRILFEGNATVRTEMNQYASYNNRWKPDNPSNTLFRVGGQGPLGRYSDQVIEDGSYLRLKTVSLGYNIPPGIIKRIGIKNLRLTAAAQNLLTWTNYSGMDPEVSARNSTLTPGFDFSSYPHARTLVFGLNATL, encoded by the coding sequence ATGAAAGTATTGCTATTATTCAGTAGAAATAGCACATTGTATCAGCCATTATGCAAAACATCACTCCTGATGAAGATGGTGTTCCTGTTAGCTGTATTTATACAGCTGAGCGGAAAAGTACATGCGCAGGATGTCACAATATCAGGGCAGCAACTGTCTCTAAAGAACATTTTTAAAGAGATCAACCGGCAGACCGGGTATCTGTTCATCTATAGTGACGAGCTCCTCCAAAAGGCAAAACCCGTAAATATTAATGTTACAAAGGAGCGGTTGGAAGAAGTGCTAAAGATCTGTTTCGCAGAGCAGCCGCTTACCTACCAGATCATGGAAAAAACGATTGTTGTAAAACTTTCCGTGGTAAAGGGCAATGCAGCACCAGTCACCATAAAGGGTAAGGTGGTGAATAACAAAGGGGAACCACTCCCCGGTGTAAGCATAAGACTGAAGGGAACTAATACAGGTGTTGCAAGTAATGCCGGAGGAAGTTATACGATAGATCTACCCGGAGAACAGGGGACATTAACTTTTACGTATATGGGATTCAAATCCCGGGAAGTAGCTGTGAATGGCCCGGGCCCTTATAATGTAACGCTGGATGATGATATAAAAGTACTGGACGGCGCCGTTGTTATTGGTTATGGCAGTGTAGCAAGAAAAGACCTGACGGGTTCCGTCAGCCGGGTAAACGTAACTGATATGCAAAAGGCACCTGTTGTTTCTTTTACAGAAGCACTGGCTGGCAGAGTACCTGGTGTTGTTGTATCTACAACAGACGGCCAGCCTGGAAAGGGGCAGGATATTGTGATCAGGGGAGCCGGGTCCTTAACGCAGAATACATCGCCGCTGTATGTGATAGATGGATTTCCTGTAGAGGATTTTGATGCCCGTTCGTTGAATAATGATGATATAGCAGCTATCAATGTGCTGAAGGATGCCTCAGCTACAGCTATATATGGAGCGAGAGCAGCAAACGGCGTAATCATCGTAGAAACAAAAAAGGGAAAACAGGGGAAACCGGTGATCACTTTCAGTTCCCTCTATGGATTTAGTGAAACAAGAAAGCAGATGAGGCTGATGAACCCCTATGAGTTTGTTTCATATCAATATGAAAGGAATCCTGTATCAACCGCCTCCCGTTATTTTACGGACGGGAGAACACTGGATGATTATAAAAATATACAGGGAATAGATTGGGCAGATGAAGTGTTTGATCCCAGCCCTTATAGCATGAATAACTTTGCGGTGAGAGGTGGTAACGATCAAACAACATATGCCGTATCCGGGGCCCTTAATAATACACAGGGGATCATTTCCAATACAGGCACGCGTCGTTACCAGGGCCGTATAGCTCTGGATCAGGTGATCAATTCCAAAATAAAGGCCGGTGTTTACCTGAATTATAGTAATAACTCAAATACGGGTATTGTAGCTGCTTCCTCTGCCGGTAATAATACTACATCCTATCTTTTTTCAAATATCTGGGGATATCGCCCCATCGGCAATGATCCTAATAAGAACCTGCTGGAAGGTGATTTCGATGACCTGGTGGTAAATGCAGATAACGCAAGATTTAACCCTGTAGTTACCGTACAGAACACAAACCGTGTTAGCACAGCCAAAGAGTTATTGGTGAACGCTTATATCAACTATGCTATCAATCAGAATTTTACCCTTAAGATCACAGGAACGGTAGATAACCGGCTTTCAGAGAATAAGAACTTCTATAACTCCAGAACAATCCAGGGTTCTCCCTTTAACCCATTAAATGTGAGAGGGGTAAATGGAGACGTAATGTATACGGAGATCAACAACTGGTCTAATGAAAATACACTTAGCTACCAAAAAACAATTAACAGGGTACATAAGATCAATGCAGTTGGAGGATTTTCCATGCAAAGTAGTACCAGCAAAATGCATGGAGTGGCAGTTCAGGATATACCGAACGAGGAATTAGGATACTCCGGGTTTGATGAAGGGATCGCTTATGCAAGCCCTGCAACCAGCGGAAAGTTTACGCTGGCTTCTCTTTATGCCAGGCTGAGTTATAATTACAAGTCGAAATACCTCTTTACAGCTACCATGCGGGCAGATGGGTCTTCCAAATTTGCAAAGGGGAATAAATGGGGCTATTTCCCCTCTGCTGCCATTGCCTGGAATATGACGCAGGAGCCCTTTTTTAAAGGCCTTCCCTTTGTATCTGAATCCAAGATCAGGGCCAGTATCGGATATACAGGTAATAACCGCGTAAGTGATTTTGCTTACTTCACCAGCCTGGGGATGCCTAATACAGCTGCTTATTCCTGGAACAATGGTACACCGCTGAAAGGGATCATCCCCCTTGATCTGGGGAATCTTGATCTGAAATGGGAAGTGGCCGAACAGGTGGATATCGGATATGATCTCGGCCTCTTTAATGGAAGGATAGAACTAACCGCAGAGGTCTACCGCAAAACAACAAAGGACCTCCTCCTCAACGCACAACTCCCCGGAACTACAGGGTTTAAAACAGTGTTCAGGAATATTGGCAGATTGCAGAATGAAGGGCTTGAATTAGGTATCAATACAGTTAATATCAACAAAAAGGACTTCAAATGGGCAAGCAGCTTTAACATCAGCTTCAACAGAAATAAAGTACTGGCGCTTACCAAAGGGCAGGATAAACTTTTTTCCTTTGTGAATTTTGAATCGCAATACAATACTACTCCTTTATATGTTGCACAAACAGGGATGCCTGCCGCTATGTTCTATGGTTTTGTATTTGACGGCGTTTACCAGTATGGAGATTTTGATAACCCTTCTCCCGGAGTATACAGACTTAAAAGTTCAATCCCTGCCAATGGGAACGCAAGAGATGTTATTCAACCCGGCGATATCAAATACCGGGACCTAAATAATGATGGTACAGTAGATAGCTATGATCAAACTATCATCGGCAGTGTTTTCCCCGTTCATACGGGCGGCTTTACCAACAATTTCAGTTATAAAGGCTTTGACCTGAACATATTACTGCAATGGTCTTACGGTAATAAGATCTACAATGCGAACCGCATCCTGTTTGAAGGGAATGCAACAGTAAGAACAGAGATGAACCAGTATGCCAGCTACAATAATCGCTGGAAGCCGGATAATCCCAGTAACACACTTTTCAGAGTAGGAGGGCAGGGGCCGCTGGGCAGATATTCAGATCAGGTAATTGAAGATGGCTCTTATCTGCGGCTGAAAACAGTTTCATTGGGATACAATATACCGCCCGGTATCATAAAAAGGATAGGTATTAAAAATCTCCGTTTAACGGCCGCTGCACAGAACCTGCTCACCTGGACGAATTACTCAGGTATGGACCCGGAAGTATCAGCACGGAATTCAACCCTTACACCGGGTTTTGATTTTTCCTCCTATCCGCACGCACGTACACTGGTATTTGGTTTAAATGCTACTTTATAA
- a CDS encoding RagB/SusD family nutrient uptake outer membrane protein yields MKRISLIILVLMILSGSSCTRFLDTTPTDRLSPQTYYQNEKQLTASLIGVYDILGARNVYARHYTCRLGMEADEGFYNTDAVVTGPQVYNFSPSDTYVSGLWNELYIGINRANSLLANLNNNPQIDEAVRNRIKGEALFLRAYFYFLLVQQFGGVPLILAPTLTGDDVEIPRSSTKEVYEKVLEDMEEAETLVVPIQTLGFGGRVSQSAVRGVLARVCLYMAGYPLRDVTKYEKAAFWAKKVIDDAGAAHDLNIDYQQVFINYAQDKYDIKESIWEVEFWGNVSGAYDETGQIGAWIGITSTNTTIIGFAYGFLNTTAKLYKSYETQDLRRDVAIAPYKYTAAGGKTNHTYTKDADLYLRNVGKYRREWELVKPGSANSTPTNFPLLRFSDVLLMYAEAENEVHGAPTPAALDALNKVRARAKATLVNITDKNEFFDQIVDERSRELCFEGLRKPDLIRWGIFIPVMKNVAAEMSQHGATAFYALAYKNVNERHLLFPIPSKDLSLNTALVQNPNW; encoded by the coding sequence ATGAAACGGATCTCGTTGATAATACTTGTTTTAATGATTTTGTCCGGCAGCTCCTGTACCCGTTTCCTGGATACTACACCTACGGACCGGCTGTCTCCGCAGACTTATTATCAGAATGAAAAACAACTAACAGCTTCCCTCATTGGTGTATATGATATATTAGGTGCAAGGAATGTGTATGCACGCCACTATACCTGCCGGCTGGGAATGGAAGCAGATGAGGGATTTTATAATACAGATGCAGTTGTGACCGGCCCGCAGGTATATAACTTCTCTCCTTCAGATACTTATGTATCCGGCCTGTGGAATGAACTTTATATAGGGATTAACAGGGCAAACAGCTTATTGGCAAATCTTAATAATAACCCGCAGATCGATGAAGCAGTCAGGAACCGGATAAAAGGAGAAGCCCTCTTTTTAAGGGCATACTTTTATTTTTTACTGGTACAGCAATTTGGAGGTGTGCCACTTATATTGGCCCCTACCTTAACAGGTGATGATGTGGAAATTCCCAGAAGCAGTACAAAGGAAGTATATGAGAAGGTGCTGGAGGATATGGAAGAAGCAGAAACTCTTGTAGTACCCATTCAAACGCTTGGCTTTGGCGGCAGGGTGAGCCAGTCTGCAGTGCGTGGTGTTTTAGCACGCGTGTGCCTGTATATGGCAGGATATCCTTTAAGGGATGTTACTAAGTATGAGAAGGCAGCTTTCTGGGCCAAAAAAGTGATAGATGATGCAGGCGCAGCACATGATCTCAATATTGACTACCAACAGGTATTTATCAACTATGCGCAGGATAAGTATGATATAAAGGAAAGCATCTGGGAAGTAGAATTCTGGGGAAATGTGTCCGGCGCTTATGACGAAACGGGGCAGATCGGGGCCTGGATAGGGATCACTTCAACCAATACAACTATCATCGGGTTTGCTTACGGATTCCTGAATACAACGGCAAAGCTGTATAAATCATATGAAACGCAGGACCTGAGGAGAGATGTAGCCATTGCACCCTATAAGTATACAGCTGCCGGTGGTAAAACAAATCATACTTACACGAAAGATGCAGACCTCTATCTCCGCAATGTGGGGAAATACCGCAGGGAATGGGAATTGGTTAAACCAGGTTCAGCCAATTCAACGCCCACAAATTTTCCCTTACTGCGTTTTTCCGATGTGCTTTTAATGTATGCAGAAGCGGAAAATGAGGTACATGGCGCACCCACACCTGCTGCACTGGATGCCTTGAACAAAGTAAGGGCGAGAGCTAAAGCCACATTGGTTAACATCACTGATAAGAATGAGTTCTTTGACCAGATCGTAGACGAACGCTCCAGGGAGTTGTGTTTTGAGGGATTAAGAAAGCCGGACCTTATCCGCTGGGGGATCTTTATACCTGTTATGAAAAATGTTGCTGCGGAAATGTCTCAGCATGGTGCTACGGCGTTCTACGCATTGGCATATAAAAATGTAAATGAGCGGCATTTGCTTTTTCCCATACCTTCCAAAGATCTGAGCCTGAATACGGCATTGGTTCAGAATCCTAATTGGTAA
- a CDS encoding DUF5017 domain-containing protein yields the protein MMKNIFTLIAGFLTLTACTQKLEVSAPEFDVTQKKITARAGEEIKFLLTGNPDLITFYSGEALHDYAFAAGRIVKTNSLDFSFRSNVEFGKQTDQLRVMASVDFNGGATFEDVAAASWTDITSRFTLGTNATYKASGEANLADLSIEGKPFYLAFRYIVRNPTVYGTGNVWRIQNFLLNARTSIGPLSLGNMQNAGFRIYEQKQKTAPCRSTISTTTLQLIAPALVDSTRTVETECWIVTKGFDTGDMDYGPDRPVAIKGYADPKIKEAVYVYTTPGNYKAVFTAYNGNVAGRKEVIREVAVEITP from the coding sequence ATGATGAAGAATATATTCACGCTGATAGCCGGTTTTCTGACATTAACCGCCTGCACGCAAAAACTGGAAGTGAGCGCACCTGAGTTTGATGTTACGCAGAAAAAAATTACTGCCAGGGCAGGAGAGGAGATCAAATTCCTGCTTACCGGCAATCCGGACCTTATCACTTTTTATTCCGGAGAAGCATTGCATGATTATGCATTTGCTGCCGGAAGGATCGTAAAAACAAACAGCCTTGACTTTTCATTCAGGAGCAATGTGGAGTTTGGCAAACAAACGGACCAGCTGCGGGTAATGGCATCTGTTGATTTTAACGGTGGTGCCACTTTTGAGGATGTTGCGGCTGCAAGCTGGACGGATATTACCAGCAGATTTACTTTGGGTACGAATGCTACTTATAAAGCTTCCGGAGAAGCAAACCTGGCAGACCTAAGTATTGAAGGGAAACCCTTTTACCTGGCTTTCCGGTATATTGTGAGGAATCCAACCGTATATGGTACAGGTAATGTCTGGAGGATACAGAATTTCCTGTTAAATGCACGAACTTCAATAGGACCGTTGAGCCTGGGAAATATGCAAAACGCCGGCTTCAGGATCTACGAACAGAAGCAGAAGACCGCCCCCTGCAGATCTACCATATCTACCACCACATTACAGCTGATAGCACCTGCACTGGTGGATTCCACCAGAACAGTAGAAACGGAATGCTGGATTGTTACCAAAGGGTTTGATACAGGAGACATGGACTATGGCCCGGACAGGCCCGTTGCTATTAAAGGATATGCCGATCCAAAGATAAAAGAGGCGGTTTATGTTTATACCACACCGGGTAATTATAAAGCTGTATTTACGGCATATAATGGAAATGTTGCCGGTAGAAAGGAAGTGATCCGGGAAGTGGCAGTAGAGATCACGCCCTGA
- a CDS encoding RNA polymerase sigma-70 factor has translation MQKFPLEVIFNEYYDRLVYFSLKILDDKQDAEDAVQEAFVRYWNNKDKVAQELHSIRSYLYATVKNISLNVIRHRQVVKNFEQQTLSPAAENQVINHIIQTEVLTKICKAMETLPDACRRISWMGYIDGMKNLEIAKELGISVNTVKSQKLKGLKILRMKLIPDLIVSIYLLTMNWP, from the coding sequence ATGCAGAAATTTCCGTTAGAAGTAATTTTTAATGAGTACTATGACCGGCTTGTCTATTTTTCCCTTAAAATATTAGACGATAAACAGGATGCTGAGGATGCTGTTCAGGAGGCTTTTGTCCGATATTGGAATAATAAGGACAAGGTCGCTCAGGAATTGCATTCGATCAGGAGTTATCTCTATGCTACCGTTAAGAACATCAGCCTGAATGTTATCCGTCACCGCCAGGTAGTAAAGAACTTTGAACAACAGACATTATCCCCCGCAGCTGAGAACCAGGTAATAAACCATATCATTCAAACCGAAGTATTAACAAAGATCTGTAAGGCAATGGAAACATTACCGGATGCTTGCCGCCGCATCTCCTGGATGGGATATATTGACGGTATGAAAAACCTTGAAATTGCAAAGGAACTGGGTATCTCAGTGAATACTGTTAAATCACAAAAACTCAAAGGTTTGAAAATATTGAGAATGAAACTGATCCCTGACCTGATCGTTTCTATTTATCTGCTGACAATGAATTGGCCTTAA